Sequence from the Stenotrophomonas bentonitica genome:
GGCGCGCCGGCGGCGAGCGTGGCCTGCGCGGTCTGCAGCCACGGATCTTCGGTCTGCAGTGCGGCGATGGCGTTGACCACGGTGACCACGTCGTCGCCTTCGCAGAGCGCGTCGATGCTGGCCGCGTTGCGCAGCAGCGGACCGGTAGCGGCGTCGCTGGCGTGCTGCTGCAGCAGGTTGGTGAGCTGCTCGTGGTTGCGCTTGGCGTCGTCGCTCCAATGCACCTGCGCCAGCGCGCTGAACACGTCGGCACGCTGGGCTTCGGCGATATGGATGTCGGCCAGGCCGGCATAGATGGCGTCGCCTGCGTTGAGCGGTGCGCCAGTCAGGGCCAGGAACAGACCGCCCTTGCCCGGTACGCGCGGCAGCAGCCAGCTGCCACCGACGTCCGGGAACAGGCCGACGGTGATTTCCGGGAACGCCAGCTTCGAGCGCTCGCTGACCACGCGATGGCTGGCGCCGGACATCAGCCCGATACCGCCGCCCATGACGATGCCGTGGCCCCAGCACAGGATCGGCTTTGGATAGGTATGGATGGCGAAGTCGACGCGGTACTCCACGTCGAAGAACTCGGCGGCGTAGGCGTTGTCGCGCACGTCGCTGTGGCCGGCGTCGCGGTAGGCGCGCATGCTCTGGTACAGGCTGTGCAGGTCGCCGCCGGCGCAGAAGGCCTTTTCGCCGGCGCCCTGCAGAACCACCAGCGCTATGCCGTCGTCGGCTGCCCACGCGGTCAGGCGCTCGTGCAGCAGGTGCGCCATCGGCAGCGAGAAGCCGTTGAGGGTGCGCGGTGCGTTGAGCGTCGCGATGCCGATGCGCTTGCCGTTGGCAGCGCGCTGCTCTTCGAACAGCACTGGTGCTTCCGCAGCGGTCTCGGCCGTGCTCATGCGTTCTTCCACTGCGGCGCGCGCTTTTCCAGGAAGGCGTTCACGCCTTCGGCCTGGTCGGCGCGGTCGAACAGGTCGACAAAGGCCTCGCGCTCGGCAACCAGCGCCGAGGCATGGCTCATGCCACTGCGGGTGGACTGCACCAGGGTCTTGCACGCGGCCACGCTGGACGGGCTCTGCTTGCCGGCCTTCTTCGCCCATTCAAGGGCCAGGGCCTTGGACTCGCCCTTGCCGACCTTCTCTTCGGCAAGGCCGATCCGCACGGCGGTCTCGGCGTCGATGCGCTCGCCGAGCAGGATCAGGCGCTTGGCCCAACCCTCGCCCACCAGGCGCGGCAGGTTCTGGGTGCCGCCGGCGCACGGCAGCAGGCCCACGGTGGCCTCCGGCAGCGCGACCTGGGCGTGGTCTTCGATGATGCGCAGGTCGCAGGCCAGCGCGCATTCCAGCCCG
This genomic interval carries:
- a CDS encoding enoyl-CoA hydratase/isomerase family protein, producing the protein MSTAETAAEAPVLFEEQRAANGKRIGIATLNAPRTLNGFSLPMAHLLHERLTAWAADDGIALVVLQGAGEKAFCAGGDLHSLYQSMRAYRDAGHSDVRDNAYAAEFFDVEYRVDFAIHTYPKPILCWGHGIVMGGGIGLMSGASHRVVSERSKLAFPEITVGLFPDVGGSWLLPRVPGKGGLFLALTGAPLNAGDAIYAGLADIHIAEAQRADVFSALAQVHWSDDAKRNHEQLTNLLQQHASDAATGPLLRNAASIDALCEGDDVVTVVNAIAALQTEDPWLQTAQATLAAGAPGSARLAWELQKRAEGASLADVYRFEYIAALHSAAHGDFAEGIRALLIDKDRTPRWQPATLAEATPQWAQTFFVSPWNDATHPLADLGATVPERSLA
- a CDS encoding enoyl-CoA hydratase, whose protein sequence is MMDWRTHEHVGLKVEADGHTAVVTLDNPPAHTWTVHSLSALRDLVGALNADNGIYALVITGGGEKFFSAGADLKQFASGDKALAREAARRFGEAFEALSGFRGVSIAAINGYAMGGGLECALACDLRIIEDHAQVALPEATVGLLPCAGGTQNLPRLVGEGWAKRLILLGERIDAETAVRIGLAEEKVGKGESKALALEWAKKAGKQSPSSVAACKTLVQSTRSGMSHASALVAEREAFVDLFDRADQAEGVNAFLEKRAPQWKNA